In Armatimonadota bacterium, a single genomic region encodes these proteins:
- a CDS encoding glycosyl hydrolase family 18 protein, with protein sequence MLAASIIAPSLYVSAWIVGWNPASISTFEKQSAKLSEVMPERYEITPSGTIALKSSWKDADWKRVQAAARKNKVKVLGMVHNFVLPDGFNAKAMSLMLNDPKKVKAAVATLVGFVKKDSLDGIDLDFESLAVTDRKAYSAFVADLAKALHAQKKLLSVTVHPKESEPGNWDGPKAQDWKAIGAVADRVKIMCYDVHWSTSEPGPIAPTDWVVRVAKFAITQMPLSKVDIGVAWYGYDWRQKPALSLTYADLSRLPFRMDASSGELTQGPSVFFSGRAAFEQKVAAIRSLGLNKVSAWYCGSEEPDVWRLIPGR encoded by the coding sequence ATGCTAGCAGCGTCAATCATTGCCCCTTCTTTGTACGTCTCGGCCTGGATCGTCGGTTGGAACCCTGCCAGCATCAGCACGTTTGAGAAGCAGTCGGCGAAGCTGAGCGAAGTCATGCCAGAGCGGTATGAGATCACGCCTAGCGGTACGATTGCTCTGAAGTCGAGTTGGAAAGACGCAGATTGGAAGCGTGTTCAGGCAGCGGCGCGAAAGAACAAGGTCAAAGTGCTCGGCATGGTCCATAACTTCGTTCTGCCTGATGGCTTTAATGCAAAGGCGATGAGCCTGATGCTGAACGACCCGAAGAAGGTCAAGGCGGCGGTAGCTACCTTGGTCGGCTTCGTTAAGAAGGATTCTCTGGACGGGATTGATCTCGATTTTGAGTCTTTGGCAGTGACGGATCGGAAGGCGTATTCAGCGTTCGTCGCGGATTTGGCCAAAGCGCTCCATGCTCAGAAGAAGCTTTTGTCTGTCACGGTACATCCTAAGGAGTCGGAGCCGGGGAACTGGGATGGGCCGAAGGCGCAGGATTGGAAGGCGATTGGGGCGGTGGCGGATCGGGTGAAGATCATGTGTTATGACGTTCACTGGTCGACCTCGGAGCCGGGACCGATTGCTCCGACAGACTGGGTTGTTCGGGTGGCGAAGTTCGCTATCACCCAAATGCCTCTGTCGAAGGTAGATATCGGGGTTGCGTGGTACGGATATGACTGGCGGCAAAAGCCGGCTTTGTCTCTGACGTATGCGGACCTCTCTCGGCTGCCGTTTCGGATGGATGCCTCCAGCGGGGAGCTGACCCAGGGTCCTTCGGTTTTCTTTTCCGGTCGGGCGGCGTTTGAGCAGAAGGTTGCAGCAATTCGGTCCTTGGGGTTGAACAAGGTGAGCGCCTGGTATTGCGGCTCGGAAGAGCCGGACGTTTGGCGCTTGATTCCGGGTCGGTGA